The DNA region CTAAGATATTCAAAAACCTCTCCATCAAATCTTTTTTGGCTCTGTGGAAGTTCTTCACCTAATCCACCGAAGAAAGAACCCTTGTGAGCAGCCATTTTTTCCAAATCCATAACAGATACACCAAGGTCAATCATTCTATTTAGAACTTTAGTTTTTCCTACACCTGTTTTTCCATGAACAACTATATATTTGAAGTTTTTATTCAAATCAGGAATCTGACTATGAATATAGCTTCTATACTCTTTATATCCACCTTTAAGTTTTGCAGTTTTGTATCCAAGACTGCTAAATAGTGATGCTATAGTAGAACTTCTCATTCCACCTCTTGCACACATAAAAATAAGTTTTGAATATTTTTGAGAAAGCTCTTGAACCTGTTTAAAAATTTCAGGAAGTCTTTTTGATATATACTGTACTCCTAATTCTTTAGCTTTTTCCTTTGAGACCTGTACATATGTAGTTCCTACATCAACTCTTTCCTCATCTAATAATACAGGAATATTGACAGTATTTGGAACGTGGTCTATAGTAAATTCTTTTGGAGTTCTCACATCTATAAGTATAGCATTTTTTTCTTTTAAATATTCTTCAAAAGTAATCGTTTCCATATTGACCTCCTTAAAGTCACGTATATTAAATAATATCTCTATTTTAAAATATTGTCAACAGATAAATGATTTAGAAAAAAGATTAATTTCATAAATATAATTCAAAAATTGTATTTTACAAATTTCATATGGCCTTAGTAGACTGGTCAATGTTGACTTTGAGAATATTGATAGATACTATATATAGATGTATTCAAAAAATAAACCACAATATTTTGGAAAAAATGTTATAATGAGGAGGTAGATTAAAGTACAAAGGGGGAAAAAATGGAGATAATTGACTGGTTAGGAGAAGATAATAAATTAGGGCTGGACATTTGGGAGAAAAAATATAAGTATGATGGAGAAACGTTTGAAGCTTGGTTAAATAGAGTGTCAGGTGGGGACAAAGCTTTAAAAGAGATGATAATGAATAAAGAGTTCATATTTGCTGGTAGAATACTTTCAAATAGAGGACTTAGTAAAATTGGAAGAAAGATAACATACAGTAACTGTTATGTTATTGCACCACCTGAAGATAATATAGAATCAATATTTGAAACAGCAAAAAAACTTGCAAGAACTTATTCATATGGTGGAGGATGCGG from Fusobacterium sp. DD2 includes:
- the mnmH gene encoding tRNA 2-selenouridine(34) synthase MnmH; translation: METITFEEYLKEKNAILIDVRTPKEFTIDHVPNTVNIPVLLDEERVDVGTTYVQVSKEKAKELGVQYISKRLPEIFKQVQELSQKYSKLIFMCARGGMRSSTIASLFSSLGYKTAKLKGGYKEYRSYIHSQIPDLNKNFKYIVVHGKTGVGKTKVLNRMIDLGVSVMDLEKMAAHKGSFFGGLGEELPQSQKRFDGEVFEYLRTCTTKYIVVESESKRIGNVYIPESVYQAMMAGTHLYIDTSIENRLDILMEDYANVPMDQIKECLLKVARYVSKEKMKIYLDLLEEKKLRELSELLIKQYYDPLYSVSIEKHEYALSFKYETIDECAEILAEFVKKLEGNNQVED